A single uncultured Acetobacterium sp. DNA region contains:
- a CDS encoding transketolase family protein has product MAEKKSTRQAYGEYLVKLGETNENLVVLDADLSGATKTNIFKKAYPDRHFNVGIAEANLMGMSAGLATAGKVPFASTFAIFGAGRAYEIIRNSICYPKLNVKIALTHSGISVGEDGGSHQSIEDIALMRVIPNMTVLSPADAVETEKMMDAALAINGPVYIRLGRSDVPVLFDEDYVFEVGKAGLLKSGEDVTIIATGLMVGPAMEAAELLKESGISARVLNMGSIKPIDVNAIFDAAIQTGAIVTAEEHSIMGGLGGAVAEVLGDVAPVPLERVGVKDLFGQSGKVAPLMEKYGLTANDIVEAAKKAITRK; this is encoded by the coding sequence ATGGCAGAAAAAAAATCAACACGACAAGCATATGGTGAATATCTGGTTAAATTGGGCGAAACGAACGAAAACCTGGTGGTTTTAGATGCGGATCTCTCGGGTGCAACCAAAACGAATATTTTTAAAAAAGCTTATCCCGACCGACATTTTAATGTCGGCATTGCCGAAGCAAACCTGATGGGCATGTCGGCAGGACTGGCTACAGCTGGTAAAGTACCATTTGCCAGTACCTTTGCTATTTTTGGTGCCGGCCGGGCTTATGAAATTATTCGTAACAGTATCTGCTATCCTAAATTAAATGTGAAAATTGCCTTAACTCATTCCGGGATCTCGGTTGGCGAAGACGGTGGCTCTCACCAATCCATTGAAGATATCGCCCTGATGCGGGTGATCCCTAACATGACTGTGCTATCACCGGCAGATGCCGTTGAAACAGAGAAAATGATGGATGCGGCGCTGGCAATTAACGGGCCCGTTTACATTCGTTTAGGTCGAAGTGATGTGCCAGTGCTATTTGACGAAGACTACGTTTTTGAAGTGGGAAAAGCTGGGTTGTTAAAAAGCGGCGAAGATGTGACCATCATTGCTACTGGTCTGATGGTGGGACCAGCGATGGAGGCGGCTGAACTTTTGAAAGAAAGTGGTATTTCGGCTCGGGTTCTCAATATGGGTTCGATTAAACCCATTGATGTCAATGCTATTTTCGATGCCGCCATTCAAACCGGTGCCATTGTTACTGCTGAAGAACACAGCATCATGGGCGGCTTAGGTGGTGCGGTGGCTGAAGTTTTAGGAGATGTCGCCCCAGTACCACTGGAACGGGTTGGTGTCAAAGACCTGTTCGGACAATCCGGAAAGGTTGCGCCATTGATGGAAAAATACGGTTTAACCGCCAACGATATTGTTGAAGCAGCCAAAAAAGCCATCACGCGGAAGTAA
- a CDS encoding transketolase — protein MIKLKENQMAFLEETVRGIRKDIVKMIGKANSGHPGGSLSSAEILTLLYFEQMNVDEKNPQKDDRDRFVLSKGHAAPVLYATLAAKGFFPREELQDLRQLGSMLQGHPDMNKVPGIDMSTGSLGQGISAAAGMALAGKIDNKAHKVFVLLGDGELQEGLVWEAAMAASHYQLNNLIAFVDNNNLQIDGAICEVMSPFPIDAKFEAFGWNVITVEDGHSFDELRTAVEAAKKSEDKPTVIICKTVKGKCVSFMENNAGWHGKGPNAEEVKQALAELEA, from the coding sequence ATTATTAAACTCAAGGAGAATCAAATGGCATTTTTAGAAGAAACCGTTAGGGGCATTCGTAAAGATATTGTAAAAATGATTGGTAAAGCAAACTCAGGTCATCCCGGAGGTTCATTGTCTTCGGCAGAAATTTTAACGCTGCTGTATTTTGAACAAATGAATGTGGACGAAAAGAACCCCCAAAAAGACGATCGGGATCGTTTTGTTTTGTCAAAGGGTCATGCTGCGCCGGTGCTTTATGCAACCCTGGCAGCAAAAGGCTTTTTCCCCAGAGAGGAACTACAGGATTTAAGACAACTTGGCTCCATGCTTCAGGGCCACCCAGATATGAACAAGGTACCTGGGATTGATATGTCAACCGGTTCGTTGGGACAGGGAATTTCGGCGGCCGCCGGAATGGCACTGGCCGGAAAAATCGATAACAAAGCGCATAAGGTCTTTGTTTTATTGGGCGACGGCGAATTGCAGGAAGGCCTGGTGTGGGAAGCCGCAATGGCTGCCAGCCACTATCAATTGAATAATTTGATTGCTTTTGTGGATAACAATAATCTTCAGATTGATGGCGCCATCTGTGAAGTTATGTCACCATTCCCGATTGATGCCAAATTTGAAGCCTTTGGTTGGAATGTGATCACCGTGGAAGATGGACATAGTTTTGATGAACTGCGAACCGCTGTGGAAGCCGCAAAAAAATCAGAAGATAAACCAACCGTCATTATTTGCAAAACGGTTAAAGGTAAGTGTGTCTCATTTATGGAAAACAATGCCGGATGGCATGGAAAAGGCCCGAATGCTGAAGAAGTCAAACAAGCATTAGCGGAATTGGAGGCGTAA
- the alr gene encoding alanine racemase encodes MKELALRPTWVEIDLDALTSNYEEIRRIVGPDIKILGVVKADAYGHGSLECARTLCDAGADMLAVAFIDEAIALRQGGITEPILLLGFTAKEHIPDLVRWDVIPGVYQLDFARELSDYCMEAGIRHPIHIKIDTGMGRIGIGWRDAAKEIEVISQLEGIELQGLYSHFSTADATDKRYTNEQVQRYQQVAAGLEEKNIHIPIKHMANSAGIFDVEGVHFDMVRPGIILYGLYPSTEVDRSKIDIKPVMTLKSTIVHLKTIQPGESVSYGNNFVATENRLIGTLPIGYADGYTRMLNGIAKVWIVGQLAPVVGNICMDQCMIDLTDIDEVSLYDEVELFGNNISADILAEALGTINYEITCMVNKRVPRVYLKDGVAQTIRRDILDRQINTNCDNY; translated from the coding sequence ATGAAGGAACTGGCACTCCGCCCGACCTGGGTGGAAATTGACCTGGATGCATTGACAAGCAATTACGAAGAAATACGCCGGATTGTCGGACCGGATATAAAGATTCTGGGGGTTGTCAAGGCTGACGCTTACGGACATGGCAGTCTGGAATGTGCCCGGACCTTGTGTGATGCCGGGGCAGATATGTTGGCCGTTGCCTTCATTGATGAGGCTATCGCTCTCCGGCAGGGCGGCATCACCGAACCGATTTTATTGCTGGGCTTTACTGCCAAAGAACACATCCCGGATCTGGTCCGATGGGATGTCATTCCCGGCGTTTATCAGTTGGATTTTGCCAGGGAATTATCAGATTATTGTATGGAAGCAGGTATCCGACACCCAATTCATATCAAAATCGATACTGGCATGGGTAGAATTGGCATTGGCTGGCGTGACGCGGCTAAGGAAATTGAAGTTATAAGTCAATTAGAAGGTATTGAACTCCAGGGCTTATATAGCCATTTTTCAACGGCGGATGCCACCGATAAAAGATATACCAACGAGCAGGTCCAACGTTATCAGCAAGTCGCTGCAGGGCTGGAAGAAAAGAATATTCATATTCCCATTAAACATATGGCTAACAGTGCCGGAATATTTGATGTGGAAGGGGTTCATTTTGATATGGTGCGCCCGGGGATTATCCTTTACGGGCTTTACCCCTCAACGGAAGTGGATCGGTCAAAAATTGATATAAAACCGGTAATGACTCTGAAATCAACAATTGTTCATCTGAAAACGATCCAGCCCGGAGAGTCGGTGAGCTATGGCAATAATTTTGTAGCCACCGAGAACCGACTCATTGGCACACTGCCCATCGGTTATGCCGACGGATATACCCGGATGCTAAACGGTATCGCCAAGGTCTGGATTGTGGGTCAACTGGCACCGGTGGTTGGCAATATCTGCATGGATCAGTGCATGATCGACTTAACTGACATTGACGAGGTTTCTCTTTATGACGAAGTGGAACTCTTCGGAAATAATATTTCAGCGGACATCCTGGCAGAGGCATTGGGAACCATCAATTATGAGATAACCTGTATGGTGAATAAACGGGTACCCCGGGTCTATCTTAAGGACGGCGTTGCACAGACGATCCGCCGGGACATTTTAGATCGGCAAATAAACACAAATTGTGATAATTATTAA
- a CDS encoding 5'-methylthioadenosine/adenosylhomocysteine nucleosidase, with amino-acid sequence MIGIIAAMDSEVRDIKSAMEDGIKIHHGGMTFFKGKLNGKEVVAVKSGIGKVNAAMCTQVLIDVFKVTTIIHVGVAGAVHPELEIGDIVISEDSCQYDMDARAFGHPRGEIPNMDITFFKADPTLIALAVAAAEELEASYRVGRIMTADLGVDSNKLKEELREEFGGLCVEMEGAAVGQVAMLNQVPYLVIRSMSDKADANLTDDYKANLEASIKNGVAMVLSMVKGVA; translated from the coding sequence ATGATCGGAATTATTGCAGCCATGGACAGTGAGGTTCGTGACATCAAGTCTGCGATGGAGGATGGAATCAAGATCCACCACGGGGGGATGACCTTTTTCAAAGGAAAACTCAACGGAAAAGAAGTAGTTGCGGTGAAAAGTGGCATTGGGAAAGTCAATGCAGCGATGTGTACCCAGGTTTTGATTGATGTTTTTAAGGTAACCACTATCATTCATGTTGGTGTAGCTGGCGCCGTTCATCCCGAGCTGGAAATTGGTGATATTGTCATTTCCGAGGACAGTTGCCAATATGATATGGATGCCCGAGCCTTTGGACATCCGCGCGGCGAAATCCCAAACATGGATATTACTTTTTTTAAAGCTGACCCGACGCTGATTGCACTGGCGGTCGCAGCCGCTGAAGAACTGGAGGCATCCTATCGTGTCGGTCGCATCATGACGGCTGATTTAGGAGTAGATTCCAATAAACTTAAAGAAGAACTCCGGGAGGAATTCGGCGGACTCTGTGTGGAAATGGAAGGCGCAGCAGTTGGACAAGTAGCCATGCTGAATCAGGTTCCTTACCTGGTTATTCGTTCCATGTCCGACAAGGCCGACGCCAACCTGACCGATGATTATAAGGCCAATCTGGAAGCATCAATAAAAAATGGAGTAGCCATGGTATTGAGCATGGTTAAAGGAGTCGCATAA
- the ispF gene encoding 2-C-methyl-D-erythritol 2,4-cyclodiphosphate synthase, with protein MRVGIGYDVHRLVESRALILGGVKIEHSLGLLGHSDADVLVHAIMDALLGALALGDIGKHFPDTDEAYKDCDSLMLLKKVGQLIAQKGYRINNIDSTIIAQAPKLKPYMETMIENISRTLDLSGGRVSIKATTEEGLGFTGSELGIAANAVVSLVKGEII; from the coding sequence ATACGAGTAGGGATCGGTTATGATGTCCATCGTCTGGTTGAAAGTCGAGCACTCATTTTAGGCGGTGTAAAAATAGAACACTCTTTAGGTCTATTGGGCCACTCCGACGCAGATGTGCTGGTGCATGCGATCATGGATGCGCTTTTAGGTGCTTTGGCGCTGGGAGATATTGGTAAACATTTCCCGGATACGGATGAGGCCTATAAAGATTGTGACAGTTTAATGCTGCTAAAAAAAGTAGGACAGCTGATCGCTCAAAAAGGGTATCGAATCAATAATATTGATTCAACCATTATTGCTCAGGCACCGAAACTGAAGCCCTATATGGAAACCATGATCGAAAATATTAGTAGAACACTGGATTTATCCGGAGGCCGTGTCAGTATCAAAGCCACGACCGAAGAAGGTCTGGGTTTTACCGGAAGTGAATTGGGAATCGCTGCCAATGCAGTGGTGAGTCTTGTGAAAGGAGAAATAATATAA
- a CDS encoding tRNA threonylcarbamoyladenosine dehydratase, with protein sequence MKVESGIFDRTEKLIGTSGLEILNNSRVILFGVGGVGSFVAEALIRSGVGFLTIVDKDIIEPSNLNRQIMANVKTIGKKKVEVMARRLIAINPLCIVHPMHKCYTPENTQDFHLQDYDYVIDAVDMVTAKIDLVVKSQSNKVPIISCMGTGNKMDASRFHITDIYETSVCPLAKVMRKELRERGVKSLKVLYSSEEPMIRENPPGSIAFVPSVAGLLIAGEVVRDLLKDTRSAEN encoded by the coding sequence ATGAAAGTAGAATCAGGAATTTTTGACCGAACTGAAAAATTAATTGGAACATCTGGTTTGGAAATTCTAAATAATTCGCGCGTCATTTTGTTCGGTGTTGGCGGGGTGGGCTCTTTTGTAGCCGAAGCTCTGATTCGTAGCGGCGTGGGTTTTTTAACCATTGTCGATAAGGATATTATTGAACCCAGCAATCTGAACCGTCAAATCATGGCCAATGTAAAAACTATCGGCAAGAAAAAAGTCGAGGTTATGGCCCGACGACTGATTGCCATTAACCCCCTTTGTATTGTCCATCCCATGCATAAATGCTATACCCCGGAAAATACCCAGGACTTTCATCTTCAGGATTATGACTATGTCATTGACGCAGTAGATATGGTAACAGCAAAAATCGATCTGGTGGTAAAAAGCCAGAGTAATAAGGTTCCAATTATCAGCTGCATGGGAACCGGAAATAAAATGGACGCCAGCCGTTTTCACATCACTGACATCTATGAAACCTCGGTTTGTCCGCTGGCCAAAGTGATGCGGAAAGAACTGCGGGAACGGGGCGTTAAATCGCTTAAAGTTCTCTATTCATCAGAAGAACCAATGATCAGAGAAAATCCCCCCGGCAGTATTGCTTTTGTACCCTCGGTGGCGGGACTTCTTATTGCTGGTGAAGTGGTGCGGGATTTGTTAAAAGATACTCGTTCAGCTGAAAATTAA
- the argS gene encoding arginine--tRNA ligase, producing the protein MYIREKITEQIKQIIGDSLNQVVESGTLAIETMPDLFLEIPREKGHGEYSTNIAMQLPKQTKKAPRFIAETLVANMNTADTYIESIEIAGPGFINFKLKPYWQYAVLAEVATMKADYGRSQKNAGKKFNLEFISANPTGPMHMGNARGGAIGDILAAVADWTGYEVTREFYINDAGNQIVKFGDSLDARYRQLMGETIPFPEDGYQGEDITEHMKVFIEVNGDVHRSMTPEERKPILIDYALNKNLTQMRSDLEAYGIRYDVWFSEQSLYDSGAIQKTIELLGKGGFTYEQEGALWFKATDFGSDKDDVLIRANGLPTYFMADIAYHMDKFINRGFDRCINVWGADHHGHVARLKGALTAVGINAENFDVVIMQLVRLLRNGEVARMSKRQGKAIALTDLIDEVGVDATRFFFNLRSPDSHFDFDLDLAIEQSNDNPVFYVQYAHARICSIIRQMTEELDQTITLDYSQLVEKEELNLIEILSNFPDEILTAEDRLDPSRITRYAIDLATAFHSFYNACHVRVEDKALMKARVALIESTQQVIQNALSILGVSAPERM; encoded by the coding sequence ATGTACATACGTGAAAAGATCACCGAACAAATAAAACAAATCATTGGAGACTCCCTTAATCAAGTGGTGGAATCGGGAACCCTAGCCATAGAAACCATGCCCGATCTTTTTCTGGAAATTCCCAGAGAAAAAGGACATGGGGAATATTCCACCAATATTGCCATGCAGCTTCCTAAGCAGACAAAAAAAGCACCCCGTTTTATTGCTGAAACATTAGTCGCTAATATGAACACAGCAGATACCTACATCGAGTCCATCGAAATAGCGGGACCGGGATTTATTAACTTCAAGCTGAAACCGTATTGGCAATATGCCGTCTTAGCTGAAGTGGCAACCATGAAAGCCGATTATGGCCGGAGTCAGAAAAATGCCGGTAAAAAATTCAATCTGGAATTTATTTCCGCCAATCCTACCGGGCCGATGCACATGGGTAATGCCAGAGGTGGTGCCATTGGCGATATTTTAGCAGCGGTTGCCGACTGGACCGGCTATGAGGTAACACGGGAGTTTTATATCAACGACGCCGGGAACCAGATTGTCAAATTTGGGGATTCCCTGGATGCCCGCTACCGACAGTTAATGGGCGAAACGATTCCCTTTCCCGAGGACGGTTATCAGGGCGAAGATATTACCGAACATATGAAAGTTTTTATTGAAGTAAATGGTGATGTCCACCGATCAATGACACCGGAAGAACGAAAACCGATCCTCATTGATTATGCTTTGAATAAAAACCTTACCCAAATGCGAAGCGATCTGGAAGCCTATGGCATCCGTTATGATGTCTGGTTTTCGGAACAAAGCCTATATGACAGCGGCGCCATTCAGAAGACCATTGAACTTTTAGGTAAAGGCGGTTTCACCTACGAACAGGAGGGTGCCTTGTGGTTTAAGGCCACCGACTTCGGTTCCGATAAGGATGATGTATTAATCCGCGCCAATGGTCTGCCCACCTATTTTATGGCCGATATCGCCTACCATATGGACAAGTTTATTAACCGCGGCTTTGATCGTTGCATCAATGTCTGGGGTGCCGATCATCACGGCCATGTGGCTCGACTTAAAGGCGCTTTAACGGCGGTGGGAATTAATGCCGAAAATTTTGATGTGGTCATCATGCAATTGGTTAGACTGCTAAGAAATGGTGAAGTGGCCCGGATGTCAAAACGTCAGGGAAAAGCCATCGCCTTAACTGATTTGATTGATGAGGTAGGGGTAGATGCTACCCGATTCTTTTTTAATCTCCGTTCACCAGACAGTCATTTCGACTTTGACCTGGATCTGGCGATTGAGCAATCCAACGATAACCCCGTGTTTTATGTTCAGTATGCCCATGCACGAATTTGCAGCATTATTCGCCAGATGACTGAAGAACTGGATCAGACGATTACGCTTGATTACAGCCAGTTGGTTGAAAAAGAAGAATTGAACCTGATTGAAATCCTGTCTAATTTCCCCGATGAAATTCTGACTGCCGAAGATAGACTGGATCCCAGCCGAATTACCCGATATGCCATCGATCTGGCCACAGCATTCCATAGTTTTTATAATGCCTGCCACGTTCGTGTTGAGGATAAAGCGCTAATGAAAGCCAGAGTTGCATTAATTGAGTCAACCCAACAAGTGATTCAAAATGCGTTGAGCATTTTAGGAGTATCTGCTCCAGAAAGAATGTAA
- a CDS encoding DUF1934 domain-containing protein has protein sequence MTEERKKVWLSISGTVKNEEDKDALEFLTEGALYKEADRSCVTYEESEVSGMEGTITTVCVDAQKVSVIRLGTTNSIMEFERGKRNLTWYSTPYGDVTMGILTKDVFVNYNEDKEPTKVSIDYNIEIEGVTNSQNILNIKITQ, from the coding sequence ATGACTGAAGAAAGAAAAAAAGTATGGTTATCCATTTCGGGAACCGTTAAAAATGAAGAAGATAAGGATGCACTCGAGTTCCTTACTGAAGGAGCCTTATATAAAGAAGCTGATCGGTCCTGTGTGACCTATGAGGAATCGGAAGTTTCCGGGATGGAAGGAACAATTACCACGGTTTGTGTTGATGCTCAAAAAGTGTCGGTCATCCGGTTGGGAACGACCAATTCCATCATGGAATTTGAACGTGGTAAAAGAAACCTGACCTGGTATTCCACCCCATATGGGGATGTGACAATGGGGATTTTAACCAAGGATGTATTTGTGAATTATAATGAGGATAAAGAGCCGACCAAGGTATCAATTGACTACAATATTGAAATTGAAGGCGTCACCAATTCTCAGAATATCCTGAACATAAAAATTACCCAATAA
- a CDS encoding D-alanine--D-alanine ligase family protein — protein MENKLNIGVVFGGQSGEHEVSRVSAYNVLGVIDREKYNIVTIGISKKGKWFLYSGDSEKIKDGSWEQDQANLTPDIPIFSHPEITKIDVFFPVLHGPMGEDGTIQGVFEMLNKPYVGCGVLSSAVGMDKVFSKVMFESVGIPTGKYIYFRQNDWKKDAEGKISEIEAALGYPIFVKPANMGSSVGINKAHDKKELIAAIDEAFIYDNKLILEAFVKGREIECAVLEQDGVIRASIPGEVIPSKEFYDYEAKYSATEDSQVVIPANLSKEVTEKVRNYAIKAFEAIEGSGLSRVDFFVTENDDILINEVNTLPGFTNISMYPKMWEATGIGYIELVDLIIASAKRKRITI, from the coding sequence ATGGAAAATAAACTCAATATCGGAGTGGTTTTTGGAGGACAATCTGGAGAACATGAAGTATCCCGAGTTTCGGCATATAATGTATTAGGTGTCATTGATCGGGAAAAATACAATATTGTCACCATCGGTATATCGAAAAAAGGCAAATGGTTTTTATATTCAGGGGATTCAGAAAAGATCAAAGATGGTTCCTGGGAACAAGATCAGGCCAATCTTACCCCGGATATTCCAATTTTCTCCCATCCGGAAATTACCAAGATTGATGTTTTTTTTCCGGTTCTTCATGGACCAATGGGAGAAGATGGGACCATTCAAGGCGTTTTTGAAATGCTGAACAAACCCTACGTGGGTTGCGGTGTTTTAAGCTCGGCAGTGGGAATGGATAAGGTATTTTCCAAAGTCATGTTTGAAAGTGTGGGAATCCCCACCGGAAAATATATTTATTTCAGACAAAACGACTGGAAAAAGGATGCCGAAGGCAAGATTTCCGAGATTGAAGCAGCGCTGGGCTACCCGATTTTTGTTAAACCGGCGAATATGGGATCAAGTGTCGGAATTAACAAAGCCCATGATAAAAAGGAACTGATCGCCGCCATTGATGAAGCGTTTATCTATGACAATAAATTAATTCTGGAAGCCTTTGTCAAAGGTAGAGAAATAGAATGTGCAGTACTGGAGCAAGATGGCGTGATTCGGGCATCAATTCCCGGCGAGGTTATTCCGTCAAAAGAATTTTATGATTATGAAGCCAAATATTCAGCCACCGAAGACTCCCAGGTTGTCATTCCGGCGAACTTGTCTAAAGAAGTCACCGAAAAAGTAAGAAATTATGCCATAAAGGCCTTTGAGGCCATTGAAGGGTCGGGTTTATCCCGGGTCGATTTCTTTGTCACTGAGAATGATGACATCTTGATCAATGAAGTCAATACCCTGCCAGGATTTACAAATATAAGTATGTACCCAAAAATGTGGGAAGCCACCGGAATTGGGTATATAGAACTTGTAGATCTGATTATTGCGTCCGCTAAGCGTAAACGGATCACTATTTAA
- a CDS encoding DUF523 domain-containing protein: protein MNQKDFTCLKEAMEKKKKILVSSCLLGMKINYEGKAHPVDELRQLFLQGQAIPICPEVLATMPIPRDRAEIVIVDGERKVRSEKEADLTEIYALGAQRTLDTARTSGAKIAILKSKSPSCGCGKIYDGTFSNNLVDGDGIAAALLKANGIRVITEADFLECIK, encoded by the coding sequence ATGAATCAGAAAGATTTTACTTGTTTAAAAGAAGCAATGGAAAAGAAAAAAAAGATTTTAGTCTCAAGCTGTTTATTGGGAATGAAGATTAATTATGAGGGAAAAGCTCACCCTGTTGATGAACTACGTCAGCTTTTTCTTCAGGGGCAAGCTATTCCTATTTGTCCAGAGGTCTTGGCAACCATGCCGATTCCCAGAGACCGGGCGGAAATCGTTATCGTTGACGGAGAACGAAAAGTGCGCAGTGAAAAAGAAGCAGATCTAACAGAAATTTATGCCCTTGGAGCTCAGCGAACCCTGGACACCGCCCGGACATCCGGAGCGAAAATAGCAATTTTAAAAAGCAAAAGTCCTTCCTGTGGCTGCGGAAAAATATATGATGGCACCTTTAGCAATAATCTGGTTGATGGGGATGGCATCGCAGCGGCTTTATTGAAGGCAAATGGGATTCGGGTTATCACCGAAGCAGATTTTTTGGAATGTATCAAATAA
- a CDS encoding DapH/DapD/GlmU-related protein, with protein sequence MSNQANETQIHLSAVILKDVTIGNKTIIGAGAIIGVGVVIGENCQIGTGVIIEENSRIRNNCVLEPGVIIGKKVTVGENTKIGIGARITNAVTIGPDSVIKIGEIVLKDMVYKMVFKRGAWIYREDSLNHKNED encoded by the coding sequence ATGAGCAACCAGGCGAACGAAACACAAATTCACCTCAGTGCGGTGATTTTGAAAGATGTCACCATCGGAAATAAAACGATCATCGGTGCTGGGGCGATCATCGGAGTGGGAGTTGTCATTGGTGAAAACTGTCAGATTGGCACTGGGGTAATTATTGAAGAAAATAGCAGAATCAGAAATAATTGTGTGCTGGAACCCGGAGTAATAATCGGGAAAAAAGTGACCGTGGGGGAAAATACTAAAATCGGCATCGGAGCTCGGATTACCAATGCGGTAACCATTGGACCCGATTCAGTGATAAAAATTGGCGAGATTGTTTTAAAAGATATGGTTTATAAGATGGTTTTTAAGCGGGGTGCCTGGATTTATCGGGAAGACAGTTTGAACCATAAGAATGAGGACTGA
- a CDS encoding RsmF rRNA methyltransferase first C-terminal domain-containing protein translates to MELPVAFKEKMKNLMGEAYESLLDSYDQPESKGIRTNTLKLSPTELVNKLPFKTQGVNWCSEGFYIDHEVRPGKNPHYYAGLYYVQEPTAMAAVEVLAPKPGDWVLDLCAAPGGKSTQIGAKLQGKGVLVANELVNTRAGILSTNMERMGITNAIVTNEFPERLVDSFYESFDKILVDAPCSGEGMFRKDPGALADWSLERVDRCMGKQEKILESAHRLLKPGGVLVYSTCTFSPEENEQIIEAFIQKYPYILETIELPGITDHGRVEWTRNHEQAIAKTLRIMPMTVKGEGHFIARLIKSAACTEAIEVKQGYAKSRLKKATRTELQDYTDFAKNNLEPEFYQKIEERLYLLGEHLYAIPEGVDLERIANLKLLRTGLHLGTFKKNRFEPSYALAMALKLSQAKNVCDLKDEDLAYQYLKGEALNLSVKKGWVLVGYEGYSLGFGKASEGLIKNHYPKGLRIRKK, encoded by the coding sequence ATGGAATTACCAGTAGCATTTAAAGAGAAAATGAAAAATCTTATGGGCGAAGCCTATGAGAGCCTGCTGGACTCTTATGACCAGCCGGAAAGTAAAGGAATCAGAACGAATACCCTCAAACTGTCGCCGACAGAGTTGGTAAATAAATTACCGTTTAAAACCCAGGGTGTGAACTGGTGTAGTGAAGGATTTTATATTGATCATGAGGTGCGGCCAGGGAAAAATCCCCATTATTATGCTGGCCTTTATTATGTTCAGGAACCGACAGCGATGGCGGCGGTTGAGGTGTTGGCCCCAAAACCCGGAGATTGGGTGCTGGATCTTTGTGCGGCGCCAGGCGGGAAATCCACCCAAATTGGAGCAAAACTTCAGGGAAAAGGCGTTTTGGTAGCGAATGAACTGGTCAATACGCGGGCGGGGATCCTATCCACCAATATGGAACGGATGGGGATCACCAATGCCATTGTCACCAATGAATTTCCCGAGCGCCTGGTCGATTCCTTTTACGAAAGTTTTGATAAGATACTGGTGGATGCGCCCTGTTCCGGCGAAGGGATGTTTCGCAAAGATCCCGGCGCTTTGGCTGACTGGAGTCTGGAACGGGTTGACCGGTGTATGGGCAAGCAGGAAAAAATATTAGAAAGCGCCCATCGGCTGTTAAAACCGGGAGGCGTGTTGGTTTATTCAACCTGCACCTTTTCGCCGGAAGAAAATGAACAGATAATTGAAGCCTTTATTCAGAAATATCCCTATATCCTGGAAACCATCGAGTTACCCGGGATTACCGATCATGGCCGAGTGGAATGGACCCGGAATCATGAGCAGGCGATTGCTAAAACCCTGCGGATTATGCCGATGACGGTTAAAGGTGAAGGCCATTTTATCGCCAGGTTGATAAAATCAGCAGCCTGCACCGAAGCTATCGAGGTCAAACAAGGCTATGCCAAATCACGCTTAAAGAAAGCCACCCGCACCGAGTTGCAAGACTATACCGATTTTGCGAAAAATAACCTGGAGCCGGAATTTTATCAAAAAATTGAAGAGCGACTTTATCTTTTAGGTGAACACCTTTATGCCATCCCAGAAGGGGTGGACCTGGAGCGAATTGCCAATTTGAAGCTCTTAAGAACGGGTCTTCATCTGGGAACCTTTAAAAAAAATCGCTTTGAACCCAGCTACGCTTTGGCAATGGCGTTAAAATTATCCCAGGCAAAAAATGTCTGTGATTTAAAAGACGAAGATCTGGCCTATCAGTATTTAAAGGGAGAGGCGTTGAATCTGTCCGTAAAAAAAGGTTGGGTTCTGGTTGGGTATGAGGGCTATTCACTGGGATTTGGAAAAGCCAGTGAAGGCTTAATCAAAAACCATTATCCCAAAGGGCTGAGAATCCGAAAAAAATAG